From Bacteroidia bacterium, the proteins below share one genomic window:
- the tsaB gene encoding tRNA (adenosine(37)-N6)-threonylcarbamoyltransferase complex dimerization subunit type 1 TsaB: MILCIETSGEICSVALAESTKQFYFLESQVPNAHSAVLLPFIDRLFTEHQISKQSLSAIALSSGPGSYTGLRIGSAAAKSICLALNIPLITISSLEILAQKMKARSANAECLVPLFDARRMEVYAAVFDVNTNRISADMPIVLSKDTAALWNHKKVLLAGSGAAKTHLFLKEIGEDAELLGDFFPDAPSMLTLAFEHFENKYFTDIVNFEPAYLKPFYTTATPIKYKLNEILNYS; encoded by the coding sequence ATGATTCTATGTATTGAAACAAGCGGTGAAATTTGTAGTGTAGCTCTTGCAGAAAGCACAAAACAATTTTACTTTTTAGAAAGCCAAGTACCCAATGCTCATTCAGCCGTATTATTGCCATTTATTGACAGGTTGTTTACAGAACATCAAATCTCCAAGCAGTCCCTATCAGCAATAGCTCTTTCTTCAGGACCCGGTTCCTACACAGGGTTGAGAATCGGTAGCGCTGCGGCAAAGAGTATTTGTTTGGCTTTAAATATTCCGCTAATAACAATAAGTTCACTTGAAATATTAGCACAAAAAATGAAAGCAAGGTCTGCAAATGCAGAATGTTTAGTGCCTCTGTTTGATGCCAGAAGAATGGAAGTCTATGCAGCGGTTTTTGATGTAAATACAAATAGAATCAGCGCTGATATGCCGATTGTCTTGTCAAAAGATACCGCAGCGTTATGGAATCATAAGAAAGTTCTACTTGCAGGTTCCGGAGCTGCAAAAACACACTTGTTTTTAAAAGAAATTGGGGAAGATGCTGAACTTTTAGGTGATTTTTTTCCTGATGCCCCGTCCATGTTAACCCTTGCATTTGAACACTTTGAAAACAAATACTTTACTGATATTGTTAATTTTGAACCCGCATATTTAAAACCTTTTTATACCACCGCAACCCCCATTAAATACAAATTGAATGAAATCCTTAACTATAGCTGA
- a CDS encoding rhodanese-like domain-containing protein has protein sequence MKSLTIAEFEKEMSHALVLDVRNKTVFETGFIPKSLNIGVDGAFHQYLPKLIEKDRRVVLVCEQNIEKQSAELIAKQGFKNIAGWLNNGVESWKQAQRPIDMHISIQADEFATDLYFLNEHESVIDVREYDLRKLGSIESSVGMPLTDLFENYSEMDMQKAYYCHGADGYEAMIGASFLKSKGFNMVKSVDSTYEDILEKLKYHKKV, from the coding sequence ATGAAATCCTTAACTATAGCTGAATTTGAAAAAGAAATGAGCCATGCGCTTGTTTTAGATGTTCGAAACAAAACCGTCTTTGAAACAGGTTTTATTCCTAAGTCGCTTAACATTGGTGTGGATGGTGCGTTTCATCAATATCTTCCTAAATTAATAGAGAAAGACAGGCGGGTTGTATTGGTATGTGAGCAGAATATTGAGAAACAGTCTGCGGAATTAATTGCAAAACAAGGATTTAAAAATATTGCCGGTTGGCTAAACAATGGAGTTGAGAGTTGGAAACAAGCCCAAAGACCTATTGATATGCATATCTCAATTCAGGCAGATGAGTTCGCAACTGACCTGTATTTTCTCAATGAACATGAATCTGTAATTGATGTTAGAGAGTATGACCTTCGGAAATTAGGGTCTATTGAAAGTTCAGTAGGTATGCCTTTGACTGATTTGTTCGAAAATTATTCAGAGATGGATATGCAAAAAGCATATTACTGTCATGGGGCAGATGGATATGAAGCAATGATTGGAGCATCTTTTTTAAAATCTAAAGGATTTAACATGGTCAAGTCTGTGGACAGCACATATGAAGACATTCTTGAAAAATTAAAATATCACAAAAAGGTGTAA
- a CDS encoding aminotransferase class IV yields MSYILLNGHFVKQTGDVFGQDTRLWQFGEGLFESIRVFNGRSPLLDLHAARLSRSSKILGWAISPAWNERFWNQQIDKLCEKNQWTNARVKLIVYRQGAGTYLPENVFFNWILFGQELHSDEFELNPVGLRTMEFSRLPKPAEYLSLLKITSAMRYIQAAQFAFQNRVDEVLITNQFDRICEASSSNLFIVQGDSLITPALSEYCLDGVMRRAIISLAEMHGIECFESSVFKNDVYYADELFVTNAVKGIQWIGSYEDCNFELGKLTKKFHKWLNELLQE; encoded by the coding sequence ATGTCGTATATTTTGTTGAACGGTCATTTTGTAAAGCAAACCGGAGACGTGTTCGGTCAAGATACAAGGTTGTGGCAGTTTGGAGAAGGACTCTTTGAATCAATTAGAGTGTTTAATGGTCGGTCACCTTTGCTCGATTTGCATGCAGCACGTTTAAGTAGGAGTTCTAAAATATTAGGCTGGGCAATTTCACCCGCTTGGAATGAGCGATTTTGGAACCAACAGATAGATAAACTTTGTGAGAAAAATCAATGGACAAATGCACGAGTTAAACTCATCGTATATAGACAAGGAGCGGGGACTTATTTGCCGGAAAATGTTTTTTTTAATTGGATTCTATTTGGACAAGAGCTGCATTCTGATGAGTTTGAGTTAAATCCTGTTGGACTGCGCACCATGGAGTTTTCAAGACTGCCAAAGCCTGCTGAATACCTTTCATTGCTTAAGATTACATCAGCAATGCGTTATATACAGGCAGCTCAATTTGCATTTCAAAATCGAGTAGATGAAGTGTTGATTACAAACCAGTTTGATAGAATTTGCGAAGCAAGTTCTTCCAATCTCTTTATCGTACAAGGAGATTCACTTATTACCCCTGCACTGTCCGAATATTGTTTGGATGGTGTAATGCGAAGAGCAATCATTTCATTAGCAGAAATGCATGGAATTGAATGTTTTGAATCATCTGTCTTTAAAAATGATGTTTATTATGCAGATGAACTTTTTGTTACCAATGCTGTCAAAGGGATACAATGGATCGGAAGTTATGAAGATTGTAATTTTGAATTAGGCAAGCTCACAAAGAAGTTTCATAAGTGGCTAAACGAACTATTACAAGAATGA
- a CDS encoding long-chain fatty acid--CoA ligase, translating into MEQFSRLFDCLSMESVKNKQVLLASKKDGVYLELSAQEVISQANALTNGLINLGIKHKVGVENQDKIGLISNSRPEWLITDFATQQSGAVLVPLYPNTNIDDIIYVFNEAEVKYCFVNSKSLYQKLTDVKDKMPFLKAIFTFEEGEDTNTWKQILSEPNQVDLLEIEKRKSVIKEDDIATIIYTSGTTGKPKGVMLSHRNIVSNVKNVRNVIEEIGVEEGYKKSLSFLPLNHIFEKTVTYIYIYNNYSIYYAEGMETIADNLKEVRPALFVTVPRLLEKVYEKIMKKGAELKGIKKFLFFWAVKIGSQYKIEGNSSFYNLKLNIANKLIFSKWRAALGGNVKAIVVGGAACPPKLATLFTAAGITIMEGYGLTETSPVITVNRFGKENRKIGTIGTVINNVQVKLGDDGEILCKGENNMVGYYKNKEETDKMIVDGWLHTGDIGALVDEKFYKIIDRKKELFKNSGGKYIAPQPIENKLKESFFIEQAMVVGANEKFIGALIVPSFENLKNWMQETGIPFSDIETAINNEQVLKYYKNLIDEVNKDLIDIEKIKKFKLLSREFALELGELTPKLSIKRKVISENFASEIEGIFNK; encoded by the coding sequence ATGGAACAGTTTTCACGACTTTTTGACTGTTTATCAATGGAATCAGTTAAGAACAAACAAGTATTACTAGCTTCAAAAAAAGATGGAGTATATTTAGAATTAAGCGCTCAAGAAGTAATCAGTCAAGCCAATGCACTTACTAACGGTTTAATAAACTTAGGCATAAAACACAAAGTCGGAGTTGAAAATCAAGATAAAATCGGACTTATCAGCAACAGTCGTCCTGAATGGTTAATTACAGATTTTGCAACTCAACAATCCGGAGCAGTATTAGTACCTCTCTATCCTAATACCAATATTGACGACATTATCTATGTATTTAATGAAGCAGAAGTGAAATACTGTTTCGTGAACAGCAAGTCCCTTTACCAAAAACTGACTGATGTAAAAGATAAGATGCCATTTCTAAAAGCCATCTTTACTTTTGAGGAAGGTGAAGATACAAACACTTGGAAACAAATATTATCAGAACCAAACCAAGTAGATTTACTCGAAATTGAGAAACGCAAATCAGTCATAAAAGAAGATGACATCGCCACCATTATCTACACTTCCGGTACTACAGGCAAACCTAAGGGCGTAATGCTAAGCCATAGAAACATTGTAAGCAATGTTAAAAATGTTCGCAATGTAATTGAAGAGATTGGTGTAGAAGAAGGATATAAGAAAAGTCTTAGCTTTTTGCCACTCAATCACATTTTTGAAAAGACCGTAACCTACATTTATATTTATAATAATTACTCCATCTATTATGCAGAGGGAATGGAAACCATTGCAGACAATTTAAAAGAAGTAAGACCTGCACTCTTTGTTACTGTCCCAAGGCTATTAGAAAAAGTATATGAGAAAATAATGAAGAAAGGTGCTGAGCTCAAAGGAATTAAAAAATTCCTATTCTTTTGGGCAGTCAAAATCGGAAGCCAATACAAGATAGAGGGAAATAGCAGCTTCTACAATCTCAAGCTCAACATTGCAAATAAACTCATTTTTAGTAAATGGCGTGCCGCCTTAGGTGGCAATGTTAAAGCAATTGTCGTGGGAGGTGCTGCATGTCCGCCAAAGCTGGCAACACTTTTTACAGCTGCAGGAATCACCATTATGGAAGGTTATGGTCTTACAGAAACATCACCTGTCATTACTGTAAATAGGTTTGGAAAAGAAAATCGCAAAATAGGGACAATAGGTACAGTAATAAACAATGTACAAGTAAAATTGGGAGATGATGGTGAGATTTTATGTAAAGGTGAAAATAACATGGTCGGGTATTACAAAAACAAAGAAGAGACAGACAAAATGATTGTGGACGGCTGGCTTCATACTGGTGACATAGGTGCTTTGGTAGATGAAAAATTTTACAAAATTATTGACAGAAAAAAAGAACTTTTTAAGAATAGCGGAGGTAAATACATTGCTCCTCAACCTATTGAAAACAAACTAAAAGAGAGTTTCTTCATTGAACAAGCCATGGTGGTAGGGGCAAATGAAAAATTCATAGGAGCTTTAATTGTTCCAAGTTTTGAGAATTTAAAGAATTGGATGCAAGAAACCGGAATTCCATTTTCTGACATAGAAACCGCAATCAATAACGAACAAGTGCTGAAGTATTACAAAAATCTGATTGATGAAGTGAACAAAGACTTGATTGACATAGAAAAAATTAAGAAGTTTAAATTGCTCTCCCGCGAGTTTGCATTAGAATTAGGTGAATTAACACCTAAGCTGAGCATAAAACGTAAAGTCATTAGCGAAAATTTTGCATCAGAAATCGAAGGAATCTTCAATAAATAA
- a CDS encoding T9SS type A sorting domain-containing protein, with protein sequence MKKIYLSLLSILATGALFAQSKINSNQVVVNNMPVKTTDAAPIVIQPNSNPVVAPSKSTVVERRDINFSYIKIGNTKYDQQSNAAMGRRIILYPDGTISAVWTTATDNAFAQRGTGYNHFNKTDWMTVPDGATPRIENKRTGWPSIGMLNGSKEVIIAHSAEDGGFIMSKNSAFGNTSFTQSPILTQTKLRPLWARIGTDGLNYIHVISNYADSSAPSDPPAPKVNGIKAPMTYSRSSDGGQTWDIEHSMLPQYDSTRWAFGGGDNYAIDVKDSIVAIISGRLGTDVALWKSTDNGTTFTHYYVDSFPYPPLRQGVLTVDSPFCSDGTMDVLIDANGKCHVWYGLGRVLKQDSTDDSYSFFPGIAGIMYWNEDLSEAQLIANGSMLDRDEDGQYSIEPGTLSGLQNGNIPGDLYSVARLQNTSLFRQPVAAIDADGNLYVVFSAPVEGALDDNNLNYRALFVMVSEDGGTTWSAPQAITKMLNKENDFPSVARRVNEYLHVIFQQDDRPGTNLANNSASASNHPIPENGNDILYAAVPKADILDGSIGNIWGLNVYTVKPSNVFVVSQNTPNPFNGQTDIAIYLNDFTPSLHIEVKDMTGKVMFSNNISNLNQGNHIITVDAATYSSGVYFYTLTAGNNTVTRKMIVE encoded by the coding sequence ATGAAAAAAATATACTTATCACTGCTTAGCATTCTTGCGACAGGTGCACTTTTTGCCCAAAGCAAGATTAATTCAAACCAGGTTGTAGTAAACAACATGCCGGTCAAAACTACTGATGCGGCTCCTATTGTAATACAACCAAATTCTAATCCCGTTGTTGCACCTTCTAAGTCCACTGTAGTTGAAAGACGAGACATAAATTTCTCCTATATCAAAATAGGAAATACCAAGTATGACCAACAATCCAATGCTGCAATGGGAAGAAGAATTATTCTATATCCGGACGGCACTATTAGTGCAGTTTGGACTACTGCTACAGACAACGCTTTTGCGCAAAGAGGTACAGGTTACAACCATTTTAACAAAACAGATTGGATGACTGTTCCTGATGGCGCAACTCCAAGAATTGAAAACAAAAGAACCGGTTGGCCCAGTATAGGCATGCTTAATGGCTCTAAAGAAGTTATTATTGCTCATAGTGCTGAGGATGGAGGTTTTATAATGTCAAAAAATTCTGCTTTTGGCAACACCTCATTCACACAAAGTCCAATATTGACTCAAACCAAACTAAGACCATTATGGGCTCGAATCGGGACAGATGGATTGAACTACATCCATGTGATTAGCAACTATGCTGACTCTTCTGCTCCTTCAGACCCTCCTGCACCAAAGGTGAACGGTATCAAAGCTCCAATGACTTATTCACGTTCTTCTGACGGTGGTCAAACTTGGGATATTGAACATTCTATGCTCCCTCAATATGACTCCACAAGATGGGCGTTTGGCGGTGGCGACAATTATGCTATTGATGTAAAAGATAGTATTGTAGCCATTATATCCGGAAGACTGGGAACTGATGTAGCACTATGGAAATCTACAGACAATGGTACTACATTCACACACTATTATGTAGATTCATTTCCTTATCCTCCACTAAGACAAGGGGTACTTACAGTTGATTCTCCATTCTGTAGTGATGGAACAATGGATGTTTTAATTGATGCAAATGGAAAATGCCATGTTTGGTATGGCTTAGGCAGGGTGCTTAAACAAGATTCTACCGATGACAGTTATAGCTTCTTCCCCGGCATTGCTGGCATTATGTATTGGAATGAAGACCTTAGCGAAGCCCAACTTATTGCTAATGGTAGTATGTTAGACAGAGATGAAGACGGTCAATACAGCATTGAACCGGGCACACTCTCAGGATTACAAAACGGAAACATACCCGGTGATCTATATTCTGTTGCACGTTTACAAAACACTTCCCTATTTAGACAACCAGTAGCTGCAATTGATGCTGATGGAAATCTTTATGTGGTTTTCTCTGCCCCTGTTGAAGGTGCATTAGATGATAATAACTTGAATTATCGTGCATTATTTGTGATGGTATCAGAAGATGGAGGAACTACTTGGAGCGCTCCACAAGCAATTACCAAAATGCTAAACAAAGAAAACGACTTTCCTTCAGTAGCAAGAAGGGTAAATGAATATTTACATGTTATTTTCCAACAAGATGACCGTCCGGGTACAAACTTGGCAAACAATTCAGCTTCTGCCAGCAATCACCCAATCCCTGAAAATGGAAATGACATTCTTTATGCTGCAGTGCCTAAAGCAGACATCTTAGATGGCTCAATTGGCAATATTTGGGGACTTAATGTTTACACCGTAAAACCTTCAAATGTTTTTGTAGTTTCTCAAAACACTCCAAATCCATTTAATGGTCAAACTGATATCGCAATTTACTTGAATGATTTTACTCCTTCTCTACACATTGAAGTAAAAGACATGACAGGAAAGGTAATGTTCAGCAATAACATATCAAATCTTAATCAAGGTAATCATATTATTACTGTTGACGCTGCTACTTACAGCAGTGGTGTTTATTTCTACACACTTACTGCCGGAAACAATACGGTTACACGCAAAATGATTGTAGAATAA
- the holA gene encoding DNA polymerase III subunit delta: MAKNTEEDFKLLSNSIKNREFQPVYFLSGDEPYYIEKISDLIEETVLTPTEKQFNQTIMYGKEVKVKDIVMAAKRYPMMAEYQVIIVKEAQNLPKNQMDDFVPYLENPLKSTILVLNYKIDKLDQRTKVAKLFLKYGFFKSEKLYENKIPGWIEKYIRSLDKAIDSQASLLIAEYLGNDLGKIANEIDKMLLQLPKEVQLINTKHVEENIGISKDFNVFELQKAIGSNNFNKSIQIINYLANNPTQNPFIVIIGNLFSYFKKILLYHEFKTLDARSLASKLGIHEFILTEYRMAAANFSSEKVEQVFAILKYYDLKSKGVGGNATPTGEMMREMVLKIFATHSN, translated from the coding sequence ATGGCAAAGAATACCGAAGAAGATTTTAAACTACTTTCAAACTCAATTAAAAACAGGGAATTTCAACCTGTCTATTTTCTTTCGGGGGATGAACCATACTACATAGAAAAAATATCCGATTTGATTGAAGAAACTGTATTAACACCTACAGAAAAACAATTCAACCAAACAATCATGTATGGAAAAGAAGTCAAAGTGAAAGATATTGTCATGGCTGCAAAGCGCTATCCCATGATGGCTGAATATCAAGTCATTATTGTAAAAGAAGCCCAGAACCTCCCCAAAAACCAAATGGACGATTTTGTCCCTTATTTGGAAAACCCACTCAAGAGCACAATACTTGTTCTCAATTACAAAATTGACAAACTGGACCAACGAACAAAAGTGGCTAAACTGTTTTTGAAATATGGTTTCTTCAAAAGTGAGAAATTATACGAAAACAAAATTCCGGGTTGGATTGAAAAATATATCAGAAGCTTAGACAAAGCCATTGATTCGCAAGCTTCTTTGCTCATTGCAGAATATCTGGGAAATGATTTAGGGAAAATTGCAAATGAGATAGACAAGATGCTTCTGCAACTACCGAAGGAAGTGCAACTCATCAATACAAAACATGTAGAAGAGAACATCGGTATCAGCAAAGACTTTAACGTTTTTGAGTTGCAAAAAGCAATTGGCAGCAACAATTTCAACAAGTCCATCCAAATAATCAATTATTTAGCCAACAATCCGACTCAAAACCCCTTTATAGTAATCATTGGCAATTTATTTTCATACTTTAAAAAAATATTACTCTATCACGAGTTTAAGACATTAGATGCCAGAAGCTTAGCATCAAAATTGGGCATACATGAGTTTATCCTTACTGAATACAGAATGGCTGCGGCTAATTTCAGTTCAGAAAAAGTTGAGCAAGTTTTTGCCATTCTCAAATACTATGACTTGAAATCCAAGGGTGTAGGAGGTAATGCAACTCCGACCGGAGAAATGATGCGTGAGATGGTACTTAAGATATTTGCCACCCATAGTAACTAA
- a CDS encoding type I restriction enzyme HsdR N-terminal domain-containing protein, whose product MQKINLPEFAPLLKNIGQRKYIFDSFRKKFVTLTPEEWVRQHWAYFLVTYIGVPKGVIGIEVSLKYNTMNKRADIVVFDKSQQPALIVECKASHVALTEQTCLQIANYNAVFKSKFLIISNGMEHFLFEVDFQSNTIFRLQELPVYSEW is encoded by the coding sequence ATGCAGAAGATTAATTTGCCTGAATTTGCACCGCTCCTTAAGAATATTGGGCAAAGAAAATACATTTTTGATTCTTTTAGGAAAAAGTTTGTAACACTCACGCCAGAAGAGTGGGTCCGTCAACATTGGGCATATTTTTTAGTAACATATATTGGTGTCCCAAAAGGGGTTATTGGTATTGAGGTGTCATTGAAGTACAATACCATGAACAAAAGGGCTGATATAGTGGTTTTTGATAAGTCTCAACAACCTGCTTTAATTGTTGAATGTAAAGCATCTCATGTAGCTTTGACGGAGCAAACATGTTTACAAATTGCAAACTATAATGCTGTGTTTAAATCAAAATTTTTAATCATCTCTAATGGGATGGAGCATTTTTTGTTTGAAGTGGATTTCCAGTCAAATACAATTTTTCGACTTCAAGAACTTCCTGTGTATAGTGAATGGTAA
- the asnB gene encoding asparagine synthase (glutamine-hydrolyzing) yields MCGINGIFHFNQNHVEEWHIKKMNEAIQHRGPDNNGIFLQNNVGLGHVRLSIIDLSNAGNQPMFSHDGRFVLIFNGEIYNYQKIKSLLPEYPFKTSSDSEVLIAAYIKWGTQMLEYLEGMFAFAIYDQAQQNLFIARDRLGIKPLYYYKTDNFIVFSSEIRGLLASNLFQAQLDKSKISEFFRLGTVSGQDTLLQNTKSIPPASFAIISERTFDFHSYWEPTLETNNEISYEQCKKDIKTLFMNAVEKRLVADVPFGAFLSGGIDSTAVTAAMSECMSGSVNTFNISFEEKEFSEAYYAKQVAKRYGTKHTEIKLSPTLFLEEIENILNAYDHPSFDGANSYIVSQVTRKAGITMALSGLGGDELFGGYPVFAQLPLIINKLGKVPTIVRKCGSTLLSFNQNTRYKKLYELLSMNTLHPAQAYETLRSMLSKSDCNYLLGSYQPIVSESFFNNSFERYRQLTQAELHYYLQPVLLRDTDQMSMRHALEVRVPFLDHKLVEYVLNTPDAYKTKSKAQKSLLVESLSDLLPLEIIQRKKMGFVLPWDKWLRNELSEYVQNAIHKLAYRELLHAQSWQSAFNDFKIGKQNHHWNIFWGLIVLTNWLDRNNIK; encoded by the coding sequence ATGTGTGGCATAAACGGCATATTTCATTTCAATCAAAACCATGTTGAAGAATGGCATATCAAGAAGATGAATGAAGCCATACAACACAGAGGACCCGACAACAATGGAATTTTCTTACAGAACAATGTCGGCTTAGGGCATGTCAGACTTTCTATTATTGACCTAAGTAATGCCGGCAACCAGCCCATGTTTAGTCATGATGGTAGATTTGTTTTAATCTTTAACGGTGAGATTTATAATTATCAAAAAATCAAATCCCTTCTACCGGAATACCCTTTCAAAACCTCAAGCGACTCAGAAGTACTGATTGCAGCATATATCAAGTGGGGAACACAAATGTTGGAATATTTGGAGGGGATGTTCGCATTTGCTATTTATGACCAAGCGCAACAAAACCTTTTTATTGCAAGAGACAGATTAGGAATAAAACCTCTTTACTATTACAAAACTGACAACTTCATTGTCTTCTCATCTGAAATAAGAGGGCTGTTGGCAAGTAATCTATTTCAAGCCCAATTAGACAAGAGCAAAATCTCGGAATTCTTCCGACTTGGAACAGTTTCAGGCCAAGACACTTTGTTGCAAAACACCAAATCCATTCCTCCTGCCTCTTTCGCAATTATTTCAGAAAGGACTTTCGACTTCCATTCATATTGGGAGCCGACATTAGAAACAAACAATGAAATAAGCTATGAGCAATGTAAAAAAGACATAAAAACACTTTTCATGAATGCTGTTGAAAAAAGGCTTGTTGCGGACGTACCTTTTGGAGCTTTCCTATCCGGTGGAATTGACTCAACAGCGGTTACTGCTGCTATGAGTGAATGTATGTCCGGCAGCGTGAATACATTTAACATTAGTTTTGAAGAAAAAGAATTCTCTGAAGCCTATTATGCCAAACAAGTTGCAAAAAGATATGGCACAAAACATACAGAGATTAAATTAAGCCCAACACTATTTTTAGAAGAAATAGAAAATATCCTCAACGCCTACGACCATCCAAGTTTTGATGGAGCCAACTCCTATATTGTTTCACAAGTTACGCGCAAAGCCGGAATCACTATGGCTTTATCAGGGCTTGGCGGTGATGAATTATTTGGTGGATATCCTGTCTTTGCACAACTACCGTTAATAATTAATAAACTTGGAAAAGTTCCAACTATTGTTAGAAAATGCGGCAGTACCTTGTTAAGCTTTAATCAAAATACACGATACAAAAAGCTATATGAACTGCTTTCAATGAACACACTCCATCCTGCCCAAGCTTATGAAACATTGAGAAGTATGCTGAGCAAATCTGATTGCAATTACTTATTAGGTAGCTATCAACCCATTGTTTCAGAATCATTTTTTAACAATTCGTTTGAAAGATATCGCCAATTAACACAAGCAGAGCTACACTATTACTTACAACCTGTATTGTTAAGAGATACAGACCAGATGAGTATGCGCCACGCACTTGAAGTGCGCGTTCCCTTTCTCGACCACAAATTGGTGGAGTATGTTTTAAATACACCTGATGCTTATAAGACTAAATCAAAGGCACAAAAATCTTTGTTGGTAGAATCGCTTTCAGATCTATTACCACTGGAAATAATCCAAAGAAAAAAAATGGGGTTTGTACTACCTTGGGATAAATGGTTAAGAAATGAACTTTCCGAATATGTCCAGAATGCTATCCACAAATTAGCTTACAGAGAACTCCTTCATGCACAAAGTTGGCAAAGTGCTTTTAACGACTTTAAAATTGGGAAACAAAATCATCATTGGAACATCTTCTGGGGCTTGATTGTGTTAACAAATTGGTTAGACCGCAACAATATTAAATAA
- a CDS encoding glycosyltransferase family 4 protein, whose amino-acid sequence MNQRAATILILYTEIAQYVSSSLYHFLNRFQHVEIHLVKYPVNAEAPFEFKTTNRLYIYNRKEFDKQSLSAFADKLAPDLIMCSGWIDKDYLAVCKEFVKKIPVILAMDNHWNGSLKQRLLQLTAPFTIHKTFNKAWVPGLPQKQYALKLGFKEKQIKTGYYCGDTNSFSTFYHQFKDKKFKEFPKRFICVARYIPAKGLENLWQAFIDLKKDGTLQGWKLWCLGTGLDFEKRVEHKDIKHWGFIQPNAMGKFIEDTGVFILPSRFEPWAVVVHEFAAAGFPLLISTAVGAGSEFLHEGKNGFSFPPDDIGSLKQTLLKAASLNQLQYNAMAETSVLLSNKINLNSWSETLFDLLNNR is encoded by the coding sequence ATGAACCAAAGAGCTGCCACCATATTAATACTCTATACTGAAATTGCACAGTATGTTTCCAGCTCGTTATACCATTTCCTGAACCGATTTCAACATGTAGAAATTCATTTAGTGAAATACCCGGTTAATGCCGAGGCTCCTTTTGAATTTAAGACAACAAACAGATTATATATTTATAACAGAAAAGAATTTGACAAACAATCGTTGTCTGCCTTTGCCGATAAACTTGCACCTGATCTAATAATGTGCTCAGGCTGGATTGACAAAGATTACTTGGCTGTTTGCAAAGAATTTGTCAAGAAAATTCCTGTTATATTAGCAATGGACAATCATTGGAATGGCAGTCTCAAACAAAGGCTTTTGCAACTTACAGCACCCTTTACCATTCATAAGACCTTTAATAAAGCGTGGGTACCGGGATTACCTCAAAAGCAATATGCCCTCAAATTGGGATTCAAAGAAAAGCAGATAAAAACCGGATATTATTGCGGAGATACCAACTCTTTCAGTACTTTTTATCATCAATTTAAAGACAAGAAGTTTAAAGAGTTTCCAAAGCGATTCATTTGTGTTGCAAGGTATATTCCTGCAAAAGGACTTGAAAATTTGTGGCAAGCATTTATAGATTTAAAAAAAGATGGTACATTGCAAGGGTGGAAATTATGGTGTTTGGGTACTGGATTGGATTTTGAAAAAAGGGTTGAACACAAAGACATTAAACATTGGGGCTTTATTCAACCTAACGCAATGGGCAAGTTTATTGAAGACACAGGAGTTTTTATTCTACCCAGTCGTTTTGAACCCTGGGCGGTAGTTGTACATGAGTTTGCTGCCGCAGGTTTTCCTTTATTAATCAGCACTGCTGTCGGAGCAGGCTCTGAATTTTTACATGAAGGGAAAAATGGTTTTAGTTTTCCTCCTGATGATATCGGTTCATTAAAACAAACATTATTGAAAGCCGCAAGTCTTAATCAGCTTCAATACAATGCCATGGCAGAAACCAGTGTATTGCTTTCAAATAAAATTAACCTAAACTCGTGGTCTGAAACCCTTTTTGATTTACTAAATAATCGTTAG